Proteins from one Poecile atricapillus isolate bPoeAtr1 chromosome 6, bPoeAtr1.hap1, whole genome shotgun sequence genomic window:
- the STAMBPL1 gene encoding AMSH-like protease, whose translation METLEEKSNLLGLQADSSMEQPFTVSSLKKLVAIPDHTDISVTPEERVRALSKLGSNITINEDITPRRYFRSGVEMERMASVYMEEGNLENAFVFYNKFITLFVEKLPSHRDYHQCAVPEKQDIIKKLKEVAFPRTDELKRDLLKKYNLEYQEYMQHKNKCKTEFLKKLEHQKLIEAEKKRIAHMRQQQLESEQFQFFEDQLKKQELARDQKIKESVVMSEQIDGSMLSCISVPENSSLSAALLEKKERSGTSGCAGHSPPVERVLKPAATLSAVQTQLAEALRGVILPRDLCYKFLLLAEANTVRGIETCGILCGKLTHNEFTITHVIVPKQTAGPDYCDMENVEELFGIQDQYDLLTLGWIHTHPTQTAFLSSVDLHTHCSYQLMLPEAIAIVCSPKHNDTGIFRLTNAGMLEVSACRKKGFHPHTKDPRLFNPCTHVVGKDIKIIVLDLR comes from the exons ATGGAGACTTTGGAAGAAAAGAGCAATCTCCTTGGTTTGCAGGCAGACAGCAGCATGGAGCAACCATTCACTGTCAGCTCACTG aaaaagctGGTAGCTATTCCTGACCACACAGACATCTCTGTGACCCCAGAGGAGAGAGTACGTGCCTTAAGCAAGCTTGGCAGCAATATCACAATCAATGAGGACATCACTCCACGGCGTTACTTCAGATCTGGAGTAGAGATGGAGCGAATGGCCTCGGTGTACATGGAGGAGGGAAACCTGGAGAACGCGTTTGTGTTTTATAATAAGTTCATAAC GTTGTTTGTAGAAAAGCTGCCCAGTCACCGAGACTATCACCAATGTGCAGTACCAGAAAAACAAGATATTATTAAG AAATTGAAGGAGGTTGCATTTCCACGGACAGATGAACTGAAAAgagatcttttaaaaaaatataacttaGAATATCAAGAATACATGCAGCACAAA AACAAATGTAAAACTgaatttctgaagaaattaGAGCACCAAAAGCTAATAGAGGCAGAGAAGAAACGAATCGCGCATAtgcggcagcagcagctcgAATCCGAGCAGTTCCAATTCTTTGAGGATCAACTTAAGAAGCAAGAGCTAGCTCGAGATCAGAAAATCAAAGAGAGTGTGGTAATGTCTGAACAGATAGATGGAAGTATGCTGTCTTGTATTTCTGTACCGGAGAACAGTTCCTTATCTGCGGCGCtgctggagaaaaaagagaggagcggcacctctggctgtgctggacaCTCACCGCCCGTAGAACGGGTCCTAAAGCCAGCAGCTACTCTAAGTGCTGTTCAGA CTCAATTGGCCGAAGCACTCAGAGGTGTCATTTTGCCCAGGGATCTCTGTTacaaatttctgctgctggcagaggcaaATACAGTAAGAGGAATAGAGACATGTGGAATACTCTGTGGAAAACTG ACTCATAATGAATTTACTATTACACATGTAATAGTGCCAAAGCAAACTGCAGGACCAGACTACTGTGACATGGAGAACGTGGAGGAATTGTTTGGTATTCAGGATCAGTATGATCTCCTCACTTTGGGTTGGATCCAT ACACATCCAACACAAACTGCATTCTTATCCAGTGTTGATCTTCATACTCATTGTTCTTATCAGCTAATGTTGCCAGAGGCCATTGCAATTGTTTGTTCACCAAAGCATAATGA CACTGGCATCTTCAGACTTACTAATGCTGGCATGCTGGAAGTTTCTGCTTGTAGAAAGAAGGGATTCCATCCACATACAAAGGACCCTAGGTTATTCAAT